One Streptomyces drozdowiczii DNA segment encodes these proteins:
- a CDS encoding GNAT family N-acetyltransferase, whose translation MGMSVTISAADVRDAEEILKLQYLCFQSEAELYGNYRIDPLVQTLDSVRAEIAENLVYVARLGDQVVGSVRGSTDEEGTGQIGRLCVHPRLRGHGLGARLLRAAEAGLADERAATRFRLHTGHRSEANLRLYQRAGYAAVGNAPGSDGVMMILLEKEAPAPSAYVASA comes from the coding sequence ATGGGCATGAGCGTGACCATCTCGGCGGCGGACGTGCGGGACGCCGAAGAGATTCTGAAGCTGCAGTACCTCTGTTTCCAGAGCGAGGCGGAGCTGTACGGCAATTACCGCATCGACCCGCTCGTCCAGACCCTCGACTCGGTACGCGCCGAGATCGCGGAGAACCTGGTCTACGTGGCACGGCTCGGCGACCAGGTCGTCGGCTCGGTGCGGGGCTCGACCGACGAGGAGGGCACCGGCCAGATCGGCCGGCTCTGCGTCCACCCCCGCCTCCGGGGCCACGGCCTCGGCGCCCGGCTGCTGCGCGCGGCGGAGGCCGGCCTCGCCGACGAGCGCGCCGCCACCCGCTTCCGGCTGCACACCGGCCACCGCAGCGAGGCCAACCTGAGGCTCTATCAGCGCGCGGGCTACGCCGCCGTGGGCAACGCCCCGGGCAGCGACGGGGTCATGATGATCCTGCTGGAGAAGGAGGCCCCGGCGCCGTCCGCGTACGTGGCCAGCGCCTAG
- a CDS encoding MetQ/NlpA family ABC transporter substrate-binding protein, whose product MRTSIKITAAAAATTALALGLTACGTDSDPSSKSGDTSKALVVAASPTPHADILGFVKKNLAEKAGLKLEVKEFTDYVLPNTATETGQVDANFFQHQPYLDDFNKKNDTHLVSVGTVHLEPLGLYSKKAKSLDAIKAGQTIAVPNDTTNEGRALQLLAENHLITLKAGVGTSAKLSDITDKKGLKFKELEAATVPRALNDVDAAVINGNYAIEAKLKPAKDALVLEKADGNPYANIVAVKKGNEKDPRVQKLVKLLHSDEVKKFIEDTYQGSVVPAFGDAKS is encoded by the coding sequence GTGCGTACCAGCATCAAGATCACCGCCGCCGCCGCGGCCACCACCGCCCTCGCCCTCGGCCTCACCGCCTGCGGCACGGACTCCGACCCGTCGTCCAAGAGCGGCGACACCTCCAAGGCGCTCGTCGTCGCCGCGTCCCCGACGCCGCACGCCGACATCCTCGGCTTCGTCAAGAAGAACCTCGCCGAGAAGGCCGGCCTCAAGCTGGAGGTCAAGGAGTTCACGGACTACGTCCTGCCGAACACCGCCACCGAGACCGGCCAGGTCGACGCCAACTTCTTCCAGCACCAGCCCTACCTGGACGACTTCAACAAGAAGAACGACACCCACCTGGTCTCCGTCGGCACCGTCCACCTCGAACCCCTCGGCCTCTACTCCAAGAAGGCCAAGAGCCTCGACGCCATCAAGGCCGGCCAGACCATCGCCGTCCCCAACGACACCACCAACGAGGGCCGCGCGCTCCAGCTGCTCGCCGAGAACCACCTCATCACCCTCAAGGCGGGTGTCGGCACCAGCGCCAAGCTGAGCGACATCACCGACAAGAAGGGCCTGAAGTTCAAGGAGCTGGAGGCCGCCACGGTCCCGCGCGCCCTGAACGACGTGGACGCCGCCGTCATCAACGGCAACTACGCCATCGAGGCCAAGCTCAAGCCCGCCAAGGACGCCCTCGTCCTGGAGAAGGCCGACGGCAACCCGTACGCCAACATCGTCGCCGTCAAGAAGGGCAACGAGAAGGACCCCCGCGTCCAGAAGCTCGTGAAGCTCCTCCACTCCGACGAGGTCAAGAAGTTCATCGAGGACACCTACCAGGGCTCGGTCGTCCCGGCCTTCGGTGACGCCAAGTCCTGA
- the cbiE gene encoding precorrin-6y C5,15-methyltransferase (decarboxylating) subunit CbiE: MADRVTVIGWDGSPLTRAATAALSAATLVAGAAHHLALPEVPRTAERIRLGSVDLAARRIAGHRGSAVVLADGDPGFFGVVRTLRAPQHGLEVEVVPAVSSVATAFARAGMPWEDAQTVVAHPRTLRRAVNVCRAHHKVAVLTSPGAGPVELALLLEGVHRTFVICEELGTDREQVTVVTSDTAADHVWRDPNVVIVIGGSPEQQAEGAWIAGRHPAYPQGVRGWALPAGAYPDPGARPTGESGEGEGPVLRAAQLAHLGPRTGDLVWDIGSGGGALAVEAARFGAAVLAVDSDPDACARTTAAARAFGVQLQVVEGRAPHVLERLPEPDVVRIGGGGVPVATAVADRRPERIVTHASTRDEAEALGAALAGNGYTVDCSLLQSVELDTTAWSERERTVVFLLSALRSDLAP; encoded by the coding sequence ATGGCCGACCGGGTCACAGTGATCGGCTGGGACGGCTCGCCGCTGACCAGAGCGGCCACCGCAGCGCTCTCGGCCGCCACCCTGGTCGCCGGAGCCGCCCACCACCTCGCGCTGCCCGAAGTCCCCCGGACCGCCGAACGCATCCGCCTCGGCTCCGTCGACCTCGCCGCCCGCCGCATCGCGGGCCACCGCGGCAGCGCCGTCGTCCTCGCCGACGGCGACCCGGGCTTCTTCGGCGTCGTCCGCACCCTGCGCGCCCCGCAGCACGGCCTGGAGGTCGAGGTCGTCCCGGCCGTCTCCTCCGTCGCCACCGCCTTCGCCCGCGCCGGCATGCCCTGGGAGGACGCCCAGACGGTCGTCGCCCACCCCCGCACCCTGCGCCGCGCCGTGAACGTCTGCCGCGCCCACCACAAGGTCGCCGTCCTCACCTCGCCCGGCGCCGGGCCCGTCGAACTGGCCCTGCTCCTCGAAGGCGTCCACCGCACGTTCGTCATCTGCGAGGAGCTGGGCACCGACCGCGAACAGGTCACCGTCGTCACCTCGGACACCGCCGCCGACCACGTCTGGCGCGACCCCAACGTCGTCATCGTCATCGGCGGCAGCCCCGAACAGCAGGCCGAGGGCGCCTGGATCGCCGGCCGCCACCCCGCCTACCCGCAGGGCGTACGGGGATGGGCCCTGCCCGCCGGGGCCTACCCGGACCCGGGCGCCCGCCCGACCGGGGAGAGCGGCGAGGGCGAGGGCCCCGTCCTGCGCGCCGCCCAGCTCGCCCACCTCGGCCCCCGCACCGGCGACCTCGTCTGGGACATCGGCTCCGGGGGCGGCGCGCTGGCCGTCGAGGCGGCCCGCTTCGGCGCGGCGGTCCTCGCGGTGGACAGCGACCCCGACGCCTGCGCCCGTACCACGGCCGCCGCCCGCGCCTTCGGCGTCCAGCTCCAGGTCGTCGAGGGCCGCGCCCCGCACGTACTGGAACGGCTGCCCGAGCCCGATGTCGTACGCATCGGGGGCGGCGGAGTCCCCGTCGCCACCGCCGTCGCGGACCGCCGCCCGGAGCGCATCGTCACGCACGCCTCCACCCGCGACGAGGCCGAGGCACTCGGTGCCGCACTGGCCGGAAACGGCTACACGGTCGACTGCTCGCTCCTCCAGTCCGTGGAACTCGACACGACCGCCTGGTCGGAGCGCGAACGCACGGTCGTCTTTCTGCTTTCCGCACTTCGTTCGGACCTTGCCCCCTGA
- a CDS encoding methionine ABC transporter ATP-binding protein yields MITTTGLTKVYRSRDREVTALDGVDLHVREGEVYGVIGRSGAGKSSLIRCVNLLERPTSGTVTVAGQDLTALAGRGRRAGKELREARSRIGMVFQHFNLLASRTVQRNVELPLEILGVTGRERSRKALELLDLVGLADKAKSYPGQLSGGQKQRVGIARALAGDPKVLLSDEATSALDPETTRSILQLLRDLNQQLGLTVLLITHEMDVVKTVCDSAALMRGGRIVESGTVGELLATPGSELAHELFPVGGTASAPDRTVVDVTFHGEAAARPVISQLSRTYNIDISILGAAMDTVGGKQIGRMRIELPGPFEENVVPIGFLREQGLQAELVDAAPVSVPAPLTKEVAK; encoded by the coding sequence GTGATCACCACGACGGGCCTCACGAAGGTCTACCGTTCGCGCGACCGCGAGGTCACCGCCCTGGACGGCGTCGACCTCCACGTACGCGAGGGCGAGGTGTACGGCGTCATCGGCCGCAGCGGCGCCGGCAAGTCGTCCCTCATCCGCTGCGTCAACCTCCTGGAGCGCCCCACCTCCGGCACCGTGACCGTGGCCGGCCAGGACCTCACCGCGCTCGCGGGCCGGGGCCGCCGGGCCGGCAAGGAGCTGCGCGAGGCGCGCAGCCGCATCGGCATGGTCTTCCAGCACTTCAACCTGCTGGCCTCCCGCACCGTGCAGCGCAACGTCGAACTCCCGCTGGAGATCCTCGGCGTCACCGGCCGCGAGCGCTCCCGCAAGGCCCTCGAACTCCTCGACCTCGTCGGCCTCGCCGACAAGGCCAAGTCCTACCCCGGCCAGCTCTCCGGCGGCCAGAAGCAGCGCGTCGGCATCGCCCGCGCCCTCGCCGGCGACCCCAAGGTGCTCCTGTCCGACGAGGCGACCTCCGCCCTGGACCCCGAGACCACCCGCTCCATCCTCCAGCTGCTGCGCGACCTCAACCAGCAGCTCGGGCTCACCGTCCTGCTCATCACGCACGAGATGGACGTCGTCAAGACCGTCTGCGACTCCGCCGCGCTGATGCGGGGAGGCAGGATCGTGGAGTCCGGCACCGTCGGCGAACTGCTCGCCACCCCCGGCTCCGAGCTGGCCCACGAGCTGTTCCCCGTGGGCGGCACCGCCTCCGCGCCCGACCGCACCGTCGTGGACGTCACCTTCCACGGCGAGGCCGCCGCCCGCCCGGTGATCTCGCAGCTCTCCCGTACGTACAACATCGACATCTCGATCCTGGGCGCCGCCATGGACACCGTCGGCGGCAAGCAGATCGGGCGCATGCGCATCGAACTGCCCGGCCCGTTCGAGGAGAACGTCGTCCCGATCGGCTTCCTGCGCGAACAGGGCCTCCAGGCCGAGCTGGTGGACGCCGCACCCGTCTCCGTACCCGCACCGCTCACCAAGGAGGTGGCGAAGTGA
- a CDS encoding GNAT family N-acetyltransferase — protein MLCIYTVFGMELRMTSTFPDISISTDRLVLRPFDMADIPAYIEMMNDELVTAWTDAPHPYTQVDAERWVRRIAPAHRTKGDGIALAVTEFLTQRLVGSVRLRNTDWRTLSTEAAYITAPWARGEGYATESVLAVAQWLFRDQGFERIELRTAADNTASQQVAQKLGCISEGVLRNARIARSQTEDGGWTDIRTDLIVWGLLPEDLEGVAEQLADAGGYGTYNDWN, from the coding sequence ATGCTGTGCATTTACACGGTCTTCGGCATGGAGCTGCGCATGACTTCCACCTTCCCGGACATCTCCATCAGCACGGACCGGCTGGTGCTGCGCCCATTCGACATGGCGGACATCCCCGCGTACATCGAGATGATGAACGACGAACTGGTCACCGCCTGGACCGACGCACCCCACCCCTACACCCAGGTCGACGCCGAACGCTGGGTGCGCAGAATCGCTCCGGCACACCGGACCAAGGGCGACGGGATCGCCCTCGCCGTCACCGAGTTCCTCACCCAGCGCCTCGTCGGCTCCGTACGGCTCCGCAACACCGACTGGCGCACCCTCTCCACCGAGGCCGCCTACATCACCGCCCCCTGGGCCCGCGGCGAGGGCTACGCCACCGAATCCGTGCTTGCCGTCGCCCAGTGGCTCTTCCGCGACCAGGGCTTCGAGCGCATCGAACTGCGCACCGCCGCCGACAACACCGCCTCCCAGCAGGTCGCCCAGAAACTCGGCTGCATCAGCGAGGGCGTCCTGCGCAACGCCCGCATAGCGCGCTCCCAGACGGAGGACGGCGGATGGACCGACATCCGCACCGACCTCATCGTCTGGGGCCTGCTCCCCGAAGACCTCGAAGGCGTCGCCGAACAGCTCGCCGACGCCGGCGGCTACGGCACCTACAACGACTGGAACTGA
- a CDS encoding glycerophosphodiester phosphodiesterase translates to MTERAQGAPGRRTVIGAGAAVLGTAALGVTATAQAADRNGGHGGRGGHRLDLPVPTVIGHRGTSGYRPEHTLGSYQLALDMGAHIIEQDLVPTRDGHLVCRHENDITATTDVSAHPEFANRRTTKTVDGVSLTGWFTEDFTLAELKTLRAKERIPANRQKNTLYDGRWEVPTFEEVLRWADREGRRRGKPVWLYVETKHPTYFRGIGLGLEEPLAKLLRRYGRHRAQSPVILQSFEPGSVQRLARLVATPRIVLLSGTGTKPWDFEVSGDPRTTDDLVKPAGLKWMASFAQGIGPTLDLIIPKDAAGRLAEPTTLVRDAHAQGLVLHPYTMRNENTFLPADFRRGSDPNAYGDAFGAFAAYFATGIDGIFSDNPDTALLAAADFTAKK, encoded by the coding sequence ATGACAGAGCGTGCGCAGGGAGCGCCGGGACGCCGGACCGTCATCGGAGCGGGGGCGGCCGTCCTCGGAACCGCCGCCCTGGGCGTCACCGCAACGGCGCAGGCGGCCGACCGCAACGGCGGACACGGAGGCCGCGGCGGCCACCGCCTCGACCTGCCCGTCCCGACCGTCATCGGCCACCGGGGCACCAGCGGCTACCGCCCCGAACACACGCTGGGCTCCTACCAGCTCGCCCTGGACATGGGCGCGCACATCATCGAGCAGGACCTCGTCCCCACCCGCGACGGCCACCTCGTCTGCCGCCACGAGAACGACATCACCGCCACCACCGACGTCTCCGCGCACCCCGAGTTCGCGAACCGGCGGACCACCAAGACCGTCGACGGCGTCTCCCTCACCGGCTGGTTCACCGAGGACTTCACCCTCGCCGAGCTCAAGACGCTCCGCGCCAAGGAGCGCATCCCGGCCAACCGCCAGAAGAACACGCTCTACGACGGCCGCTGGGAGGTCCCCACCTTCGAGGAGGTCCTGCGTTGGGCCGACCGCGAGGGCCGCCGCCGCGGCAAGCCCGTCTGGCTGTACGTCGAGACCAAGCACCCCACCTACTTCCGGGGGATCGGGCTCGGCCTGGAGGAACCCCTCGCCAAGCTGCTGCGCCGCTACGGACGCCACCGCGCCCAGTCCCCGGTCATCCTCCAGTCGTTCGAGCCCGGCAGCGTCCAGCGCCTGGCCCGGCTCGTCGCGACCCCGCGCATCGTCCTGCTCTCCGGCACGGGCACCAAGCCCTGGGACTTCGAGGTGTCCGGCGACCCGCGCACCACGGACGACCTGGTGAAGCCGGCCGGCCTCAAGTGGATGGCCTCCTTCGCCCAGGGCATCGGCCCCACCCTGGACCTGATCATCCCCAAGGACGCCGCCGGCCGGCTGGCCGAGCCCACCACCCTGGTGCGCGACGCCCACGCGCAGGGCCTCGTCCTCCACCCGTACACGATGCGCAACGAGAACACCTTCCTGCCCGCCGACTTCCGGCGCGGCAGCGACCCGAACGCGTACGGGGACGCGTTCGGCGCGTTCGCCGCGTACTTCGCGACCGGGATCGACGGCATCTTCTCCGACAACCCGGACACCGCCCTCCTCGCGGCGGCGGACTTCACGGCGAAGAAGTAG
- a CDS encoding methionine ABC transporter permease produces MTWSEMQPLLTQGTVDTLYMVLWSALVTVLVGLPLGVLLVLTDKGGLLQNTPVNKVVGVIVNIGRSLPFIILLIALIPFTTWVVGTFIGPTAMIVPLAVGAIPFFARLVETAVREVDHGLVEAVQSMGGSIPTIVRKVLLPQALPSLVSGITTTVIVLIGYSAMAGAVGGEGLGSKAVTYGFQRFDNRFMLITVALLIVIVTLVQLIGDLAVRLLARRGRTT; encoded by the coding sequence GTGACCTGGTCCGAAATGCAGCCACTGCTGACGCAGGGCACCGTCGACACCCTCTACATGGTGCTGTGGTCCGCCCTCGTCACCGTCCTGGTCGGACTGCCCCTCGGCGTCCTGCTCGTCCTCACCGACAAGGGCGGACTGCTCCAGAACACCCCGGTGAACAAGGTCGTCGGCGTGATCGTGAACATCGGCCGCTCGCTGCCGTTCATCATCCTGCTGATCGCCCTGATCCCGTTCACCACCTGGGTCGTCGGCACCTTCATCGGCCCCACCGCGATGATCGTGCCGCTCGCCGTCGGCGCCATCCCGTTCTTCGCCCGGCTGGTCGAGACGGCGGTGCGCGAGGTCGACCACGGGCTCGTGGAGGCGGTCCAGTCGATGGGCGGTTCCATCCCGACGATCGTCCGCAAGGTCCTCCTCCCGCAGGCCCTGCCGTCCCTGGTCTCCGGCATCACCACCACCGTCATCGTGCTCATCGGCTACTCCGCGATGGCCGGCGCGGTCGGTGGCGAAGGGCTCGGCTCCAAGGCCGTCACCTACGGATTCCAGCGCTTCGACAACCGGTTCATGCTGATCACGGTCGCGCTGCTGATCGTCATAGTGACCCTCGTCCAGCTGATCGGCGACCTCGCCGTCCGCCTGCTGGCCCGCCGAGGCCGCACCACCTGA